AGAATTCAATGTTTTCTTCGATGTATTTGTATTCATCTTCGAAGTCAGCTTTCCAGTCTTCAACAAGTGCTTTCACTGCTTCTACGTTCTCTTTAGGCATGGTCAGCACGACTTCTGCCTTGAAAGGAATGGCGTTTCTCATGTTACCTCCGTTCCAAGAAACCAGGCGAGCTTCGCAGGTTTCAATGGCTTCGCGCACGAAACGCACCATGAGTTTGTTTGCATTTGCACGCCCCTCATGGATTTCCAAGCCTGAATGTCCGCCTCGAAGTCCTTTCAGTGTGACCTTCAATGCTGCGTCTTCAGGGTCAGTTTCCACCTCTTTATAATCAAGAGTTGTATCGACATCCACACCACCGGCACTGCCAATGACGAACTTACCCCACATCTCTGAGTCGAGATTGAGCATGATGTCGCCATTCAATTCGCCTTTAGGCAGGTCGTTTGCACCAAACATTCCGGTTTCTTCATCGGCTGTGATGAGGCCTTCAACAGGGCCATGTTGCAAGTCGGTTGCCTCCATAACGGCCATGATTGCAGCTACACCTAAGCCGTTGTCGGCACCAAGTGTGGTTCCTTTTGCTCTCACCCAACCCTCTCCATCGATATAGGTTTCGATTGGATCTGTTTCGAAATTGTGATTACTTTCAGGCGACTTCTGAGGTACCATGTCCATATGTGCCTGCATAAGTACAACTTTTCGACGCTCCATTCCAGGCGTTGCAGGCTTCTTCATGACGATATTGTTGCCCTCATCTATAAAAGCTTCAATCCCCACTCGCTTTGCAAAGTCGAGCAAGAACTGCTGAACTTTCTCCAAATGGCCTGAAGGACGTGGGACCTTTGTCAATGCATCGAAGTTTCGCCAGATGCAACTTGGCTGTAGATTTGCAATTTCATTCATAATATAATGATTTAATAGATTGGATTATTCATGTTGAACAGTGTCGTTTCGCTTGGTGAATGCCAATGCTAACCAGGCGTAGAGGCCCAGCAGAACGACGAGAAGAGTCTGCACACTATGCACGATAAGAACGAAATAAAGGGCATCAGTTTCGCCCACACCATAAAGGATAAGCATCGTCTTTACGGCGAAATGCCATGGCCCTGCACCGTTGGGTGTAGGCACAATCACGGCGATGCTGCCCACGATAAAGGTAACCAATGCGCAGGAAAGTGACAGCCCCGAGGTGGCTTTGAAACAGAAGAACGTGAGGTAATAGTGCATGAAATAACTTCCCCAAATAGCTATGGTGTAGAAGAGGAAAAGCGGTACATTGTGCACATCTTTCAACGAACTGACCCCTTGCCAGATACCTTTGAGCGTGCCTTTCACCTTATTTATAAAGCGCAACCGACGGAGAAGATAGTAGAGCAGAATAAGAACTGCGACGCCACAGACGGCAGTAACCAACCAACCTGCAAGCGAGAAATTGGTAAAGAGGGTATCAATCCGCGTACCGGTTTTGTCAAAGAAACGCGTAAAAACGGGTATCTGAGAAAGAAAAGTGAGCAGTGCAATCAGCAGAACAAGCAGGGAATCAATGGCACGTTCGGTCACTACAGTGCCTATGGCCTTGGGAAAAGAAACGCCATCATAATGCTTCAGCACGCCGCAACGGGCGAATTCGCCCATTCGGGGCACGATAAGACTGACGGCATATGACAGGAAAATAGAATAAACAGCAGTCGAAGTGCGGGGCTTTTCACCGATAGGTTCAAGCGTCTGTCGCCAGCGCCAACCGCGAAAGGCCTGTGCCGATATGCCGAAAGGAAACGACAACAGCATCCACATCCAGTTCATCTTGTGGAACAGAACGTCGCTGATGCTGTGGAAATCGAAATCGCGATACATCCAATAAAGAATGACTCCGCCGAGCAATAACGGCAGAACAATCTTAATGAATTTAGCTGATAGTTTCTTCACTTTCTACTATTTAATGTTACAAATTTAGATAAAATAGATTAAATAGAAGCATGAAGAACGATGTTTAACGAAATTAAATAAACCCATTTCTGTGTTTATATCCATGCTGATGTCTATGGTGTAAACTTCTTTACAAAAGCCTTTTGGAGAGTGGCCTCGCTGAAAAATAAAAGTCACTCGGGCGTAAATACGCAAGTTTTGAGGGCGTTTGGTAAGATGTTGAGAATGAGATTGTTAAGTCATCAAGTTCAAAATATGAGCAAAAATGTGATGAAGAGATGTGCTCATTTGACGCTGGTTGCATTGTCATCTGCGTCAAAATAGGCTGTAAAGTGATGCGAATGGCGCGGTGATTTGATGCAAAAAGCGGCCTAAAGTGACTTGAATTGTGAAAAAACAGGATGCTTGTTGCGCATTCAAGACTGTTTTGTGAGTTGATTTTAGGTTTTGAGAAGCGATTTCATTTCTATTTCATCAAATTTCAAAGGCCGTTTTCTTAGCAGTAAATTTTTACATTTTCAACTTAAAAGGAAACTTAAGTTACAGTGTAATTCGCCTTGTGGTTAGGAGCTGTTTTCATGAGATTACAATGTAAATAGAAACTTTCAGTAGCTTGGAAAGCTACAGCACAGTCAGTAATGTCGAATTTATTTAATGCATAATGCACAATGCATGATGTATAATTTTTAATGTTGAATGTGGAGTGTTGAATGGTAGTTAATTCATAATTCACAATGCATAATGCATAATTTTTAATGTTGAATGAGGAGTGTTGGATTGTGGTTAATTCATAATGCACAATGTATAATGCATAATTACGAAGTGAGTTATAACTAATTTCTTTGCAAGTTAGCTCTCCCCTCCTTGGGAGGGGCTGGGGGAGGTAATTCATTTCTCTCTGCTTTCTCTTGCATCTTTGCGTTTTTTTTCTTATCTTTGCCGCGCTGTTATATAGGTCTGTAATGGGTCAGACGTTTCTACCGGCTACCGCAAATAGCCGTCTATGGCAGTTATTATATAATGTAGAAACAGAAAACAACAAGATGAATCGATTTGGAAAGTACACCGTACAGTATCCTCATTTGGTGCGCCTTGGCGTGCCTATCACCGTGGGACAGCTTGGAACTATTATTCTTGGATTTGCCGATACGCTGATGATTGGCCGCCATTCCCTACAGGAATTGGCTGCCGCAAGCTTTGTTACGAATATGTTTACGCTTGCTCTGCTCTTCGGACTTGGCTTTTCCTATGGGCTGACGCCTATCATTGGGAAACTTTACGGGCAGGAAAAGAAGAGTGAGATTGGCGCCGCTTTGAAGAATGGTTTGGCTGCAGGAGCTGTGCTTACTCTCGTGTTAATGGGCGCAATGGGGCTGCTTTATCTCAACTTGAGCAATCTCGGACAGCCCGAAGAACTATTGCCTTTGATGCGTCCTTACTTCATTGTGAATTTGATTTCGATACCGTTTGTCATCGGTTTCAACACGTTTAAGCAGTTCTATGACGGTAAAACGGAGACCGTAGTGCCCATGACTGTGATGATTTGCGGTAATCTTTTGAACATCATAGGCAATTATCTTTTGATCTATGGTAAGTTGGGTTTGCCCGAATGGGGACTCTTCGGAGCTGGTGTTTCAACAATGGTTTCACGCTTGTTCATGTGTTTGATGCTCGTGATTTTATTCTTTCGTCCTCGCTATTCGGCTTATAGGAGGGGCTTTGTGCAGGCGAGTGTCAATACCAAGGACTTCGTTTATCAGAACAAACAAGGCTGGCCTTTGGCATTACAATTAGGTATGGAGACCGCAGCTTTCAGCTTGTCGAGTGTCAT
The nucleotide sequence above comes from Segatella oris. Encoded proteins:
- a CDS encoding aminoacyl-histidine dipeptidase, encoding MNEIANLQPSCIWRNFDALTKVPRPSGHLEKVQQFLLDFAKRVGIEAFIDEGNNIVMKKPATPGMERRKVVLMQAHMDMVPQKSPESNHNFETDPIETYIDGEGWVRAKGTTLGADNGLGVAAIMAVMEATDLQHGPVEGLITADEETGMFGANDLPKGELNGDIMLNLDSEMWGKFVIGSAGGVDVDTTLDYKEVETDPEDAALKVTLKGLRGGHSGLEIHEGRANANKLMVRFVREAIETCEARLVSWNGGNMRNAIPFKAEVVLTMPKENVEAVKALVEDWKADFEDEYKYIEENIEFFAEKVETPKTEVPVEIQDNLIDAIYACHNGVVRMIPAYPDVVETSSNLAIIKIENGKAAFKILVRSSREDMKDYAVKTLESCFNMAGMKVEASGSYGGWDPNPNSEILNMLKRIYKEQNGKEAIVQVDHAGLECSVILEKYPNMDVVSLGPTLLSPHTTNERCQISTVEPFWKLLKQVLIEVPEK
- a CDS encoding lysylphosphatidylglycerol synthase transmembrane domain-containing protein produces the protein MKKLSAKFIKIVLPLLLGGVILYWMYRDFDFHSISDVLFHKMNWMWMLLSFPFGISAQAFRGWRWRQTLEPIGEKPRTSTAVYSIFLSYAVSLIVPRMGEFARCGVLKHYDGVSFPKAIGTVVTERAIDSLLVLLIALLTFLSQIPVFTRFFDKTGTRIDTLFTNFSLAGWLVTAVCGVAVLILLYYLLRRLRFINKVKGTLKGIWQGVSSLKDVHNVPLFLFYTIAIWGSYFMHYYLTFFCFKATSGLSLSCALVTFIVGSIAVIVPTPNGAGPWHFAVKTMLILYGVGETDALYFVLIVHSVQTLLVVLLGLYAWLALAFTKRNDTVQHE
- a CDS encoding MATE family efflux transporter, with translation MNRFGKYTVQYPHLVRLGVPITVGQLGTIILGFADTLMIGRHSLQELAAASFVTNMFTLALLFGLGFSYGLTPIIGKLYGQEKKSEIGAALKNGLAAGAVLTLVLMGAMGLLYLNLSNLGQPEELLPLMRPYFIVNLISIPFVIGFNTFKQFYDGKTETVVPMTVMICGNLLNIIGNYLLIYGKLGLPEWGLFGAGVSTMVSRLFMCLMLVILFFRPRYSAYRRGFVQASVNTKDFVYQNKQGWPLALQLGMETAAFSLSSVMVGWIGTVPLAAHQVMLTISQLGYMLYYGMAAAVAIRVSYYHGQKNYANADNTASAGLQLILLMGVAISIPIFLFRHVIGGLFTNSNEVVGMVSLTIIPFIIYQFGDGMQSNYANALRGLSNVKPLMFVAFVAYFVITLPLGYFFGICLDGGLVGIWSAFPFGLTIAGVLYWLFFRRTLRREARLI